ATACCGCACACCATTCTATAATACGGAAGGGAAGGGGTCCGTCTCAAGCATCCTCTCCACCTCCAGCTCTCTCACACAGAGCAGTAGCTGCTGGTTGTTGGAAGTGCCATGAGAGGTACCAGAGAGAAGAGGCATAGGcccatatttattttcaagaaacgGGTTCGGAAGCCAGTCACTCAAATCACAGGAAGAAGCATCACTGATGTTTGTTAAGCCCTGATCCAAATTCAGTCAAACCAGCTAGCATGGAGAGCGTGCAAGTGACCAGATGAGGGTATTTATCCCTCATAAGTAAGTCAATTTTCCCTAGCACTAGCATTCAGGAATGAATTATTCAAAGGAGCAATATCATTCCACTACTCTACTCCTGTTAATGTTCACCAAGGCTCTTAGAGAGGTATTGCCTGGGGatctgcagagaaatgaaagctcCTTCCATCAGACCCTGTCACAAACGGCAGCTCTCGTTTATACGAGTGCTTTGACGATTCAGTGAGACAGAAATGAACCTCTCTTCCAGATCTTTCTAGAAAGAGCACAAAAAAGGGGGGCAGACCCACAAAATGGTTTGAAAAAATTTGAAAGGAGGTCAGTCTTAGCAAGAAGGGATGCTGACAAATGAAAATTGCCTTTTACATACAGGCTATTAGACTGATGTTCCTAACCACTTTACACCAGAtcagcagaggaaacaaaggTCTTCACTTTGTAGACAGAGCTGCTAATTATGTTTGTTGTGTGCACACACTCTTTGTAGACAAGCAAGACCCTTCTCACATGAGCCCAAACAGCAGTTACTTCGTGTGGGTCTTGACAGAGCTCCTGAGCCCACCCATCCCTGCGGGATAGCATAGAGCTGTCACAGGACTGAGCTACTGCACACTGAGCCACCACACAGCCAGCTTTGGAGCAGCTTCCCCATCAGCAGCAGCTTCGTGCTCTTGGCAGCACGCCCTTGACCCAGGGGAATCACTCGCCCTATGCCTTGGAAAGAATATTCTCCTCAGGcaataaaacttgttttaagGCATCGCTGCTCAAACTCCTAACAAAGACCGCAGCCTAACTCCATCCTGAACTCCCTTTCTCCACCCCTCAAAGCGTCACCAGTTTCTGAGTATCTTTATTAAATACCACACGGTCCCTTTGGTGCTTTGCCAGAGGCAAAATGCTTGCTCTGCGTGCAGATGCTATTTCTGCAAAGCCCAACAGAATGACTTGGAAAGAGGTCAGCTCACAGCAAGCCAGCGTTAGCCAGACATTTCCCACGCAGAAGGCTTCGCATGAAGCACGAGTTCAGGTGCAGAAAAACAGGGAAGGTAACTGTCACATATGCTGCAAGCACTGATTCAGCAAGCTCGGTGCAAGCAGGTGCCTGGTAAGCCAGAAAGGCCCATCAGCCCTCCTATCGCTTGGCAATGGTTCAGTTCAATTATTTGTACAGCCTCTAATGCACGCTCATGCAACGCAGTTGCCGTTACCTTCGTTAAAACTACAGACACCAGTGCTTCTCAGCTTTCAGCACCTGGTATGACCACCACCAGGTAGTTGCACTAAAGCACACGTacctccctccccctgcatcccccccTTTCAGCATTAATTCTGAAGCAGCTTTGCCCCTTGCTCTGGGAGAAAGATAAACAGAAGGGGAAGATAAGCAATATGCATCCCTTCATCGTTACTGGCACCGTggaggggggttggaactagaggatctttaaggtccctcccaatCTGAGCCACTCTGCGATTAACAAATACCGTTCAGCATACAAGTTTGCATGgttaaagacttttttttttttttttttttttgcttttaatcacCTCAAAGCCACTCCTGCCCTAAAAccagaaaatctgcagaagCACATACACACTATCTCTCAGGTGGCCACACTGCTCCCTCCCTGGTGCCAGCACCAGGAGGACAAGGCAGGAAAGCACCCTTCAGGTGCTGGTACCTGGGGACAGCATGGAGCAAGAGGCCAGAGGGAAAGGCCCTCAGGACCAGCCTCGTGTGTTCAGGCAgccccctgctgctgtgctacTCTGTCCTGGCACGTTCTCCTTGCTTCCCACCGGatgacaaagcaaaataaagactGGTCCcctttaaaaacatacatactttttcttttttaaacaccttGCCATCTCAGCAATTGGGTCTCGGCAGACTGTGCTGGATGGGGCAGGATCAGGTCCCTGGAATGTTAATGCCTTTAATTCCTAGCAACAGCTGAAGGAAGCTGAAAGCAACCCGGGACACTGCCCCCTCAACCCAGCCAAAGCAGagccctcctctgctccccccgTGTCAGTGAGCAAACCCCAGCTCTGacacatgcagcagcagcacagatgcTCTCTTCACacaccttaagaaaaaaattacccCAGCTCCTCATTCCTCTCAATCCAGGGACAGTGCACCTAGCCCCACACAAAGTGCCGgcacctgcagcaggctgctctcTGTGCAATTGGTTGTCTGTAATGAACAGCCCCAGGACAGCTAGCAGCCCTCTGGGGACTTTTGCTAGAGGTTACGTAGCCCAGAGTGCTTGGCATAACCTGTGGTGTGCTCACGGGATGCTCTGAAGTTTTACCAAAACTATCTCCTGCAATTTACCTGTACCCTGTCCCCCTGTAGATAACCTACGCCAGTTGTTAGCGCTCTCcagaactgctgctgtttcctccCCAGACTAGTGTCCTTCCAGCACTGTAAGTAAAAATCCAATTGCTACACATCTTCTTACTACACAGCTTACACAACAGCTGAAGGAACGAATGTTTTCAAGATGTGGATGCTGGAAGAATGgcttttttccctgcaagtCACAGGCACACCCAGAATTTGGACAAGCACCGAATTTTTAGTGCCCCGAGATTCTTCTGGCATTGTACGGTTGAGCAGCAATTTGATACCCAGAGAGTTTCAACCAAAGCCTTGTGAGGCACGCAGAACAACTTCAGCAAAACCAAGGAGCAGCCTACCATGCTCtatcaaagaaaggaaatcacAAGGAGATTTTCCTGTATAATAAATAAGGAAGTTGGATAAGTAAAGGGATGGGTTTTGCTATTGGATATTGCACCTCTACTGCTGTGTGCACGCACATACACATACACCTATGCATGTATGACAACCACATGAGTGTTGCATCCTCTTCTGAAGTACACCCAGGGCACAACTCACCTGTTTCTCTGCTGCACTCCCCTCCACGTTTAAGGGAACTTTAGTCTCATCCTCCCAGCCAGGCGTCCTCTGCACGCTGGGCTGATCTTGGACAGCCGATCCGTTTTTACAGTCCATGACCTTCATCTCCAAGCTGAACGGCTGACTGGAGACGTGGTGAAAGAAAAGACTTTTCCGCGGCATCGGCAGGAACCAGGCCGTGCCGAAGGCAATGGATATGGAGGTTAAGGAGATGACATTCAGGCTGAAGAGGGACCACCCCGCCACAGACACGAGGACCTGCCCGGACACCGAGCCCACCGTGTAGCCCACCAGGGTGGCGCTGCGGCAGTAGCTGGTGACCTTCTGGTACAGGTCGACATCGACAACGCTGTAGATGTAGGAGTAGTAGGCGACGTCGGTGGCAGTCCCCATCCCATAGAAGAACTCGAGGAACTGGATGGCCCGCAGCCCCTGGGCGTAGAGCAGCATGAACCAGGTGACGATGAGGCtcaggccctgcagcagcaccacggGCTTGTAGCGGAGGTAGTCGGAGGCCAGGAACACGGGGAAGAGCAGCGCCAGGTAGGAGTACGTCCACACCGGGTAGATCTCGTTCAACACCTGCCGGGGGGGGAAGAAGAGACGGCGGTAAGACGCATCGCCACCGCGCCGCGAGGAAACCCGAGCCGCGGCCACGCGGTACCTGGGTCTCGGAGAGGTTTTTGTGCGGCCCCAGCAGGTACCGGGTGAGGAAGGGCTCGGAGGGCCGCACGTTGCAGAAGAAGCCGTAGGCGCACAGCAGCGCCGTGGGCAGcgcccagcagcagccggggcCGCCAGGCCgggctccccgcggccccgccaTGCCGGGCAGGGAGCGCCGTGTGGCCGCCCGCTGtgcccccgtccccgccgcctcCGTCCGCGGTCacctcccgccgccgccaccccccTCAGGGCGCGCCCCCGCGCCGCCGCTCTTCAAGCCCATtcgccgccggggggggggcgtgcCCCTCGCCGGCTTCTGATTGGGCGCGGCCACCTCCCCCCAGGAAAGCCGGCCAATGGAGAGAGGAGGGCGGGGCGGAGCCGTGGCGGGAGAAGAGCACGTGTGCGCCGCGCGGGGGCGGGGCTGCGCCGCTGGAGGGGCGCGGACGGGCGGGCGTTGAGCGCCCTGGCCCCGCTGTCCCCTAAACTTCCCCGTCTCGCCCTTCCCCCGAGGGCAGGCACGagattttcctggaaaacatcTCTGCGAAGAGCCTTTACCTGCTGTGCCGGTCCTTCCTTGCCTGGCCCAGGCTCCTTCAATCGCTGTGAGAGCGGGAGTTAAGGGAATCGTAGTAGACAGGGTGCTGACTAATGAATGCCTAGattattgtattaaaaatagatgttgCTTAATGTCTTTGCTTGCTGCTGTGCAAATTAACCGAAACGAGGAGTCTCGGGGCCCATTGCAAAGGATGGTTCCTGACAAAAACGGGGAACCTGTCTCAAGAACCATCTGAGACCAACCCTGTGGtttggacaagagccaaggagcagctgagtctgCACAAAGACAAGAGGTCAGCTAGCGGTGATGAAGAAGAGCTATCAGCCTTCATTCCCACGCCCCCCGGTGACCACCACCAGGAGACACTGTGCAAGCacagatgggaggagtttatggaaatgactccttggaactaattttaacATGAAGCGGGGATAGGTCATGCATATGTGTAGGCACATGGGGAAACTTCATGCATGTGTAACTCTACTGCATATAACCAAGGCAAGTTGCCACGCATATTTATACTGCATATAACCAAGGCAAGTGCACACAGCTTTGGTGGGACTACCCCCCGTGCTGCCCAGTGCTGAATAAACGTACCTTCTTTACGatcttactgattgtggagtccGTTTTCCGCACGTCACTAAAGCTTCATTCACCCAGGACTACAGTCCTCCTCCAATCTATTGGCTGTACTGCTACTCACTCTACCCCATGTTACCCCTTACTACCCGCTACTAGCCAACTCCTTCACCTCTGTGCTGCTTCCCTTTGATCTCCACCACATTGCTACCACTGCTATGGCTTCCTACTCTGTACTGACAGTTTGTTCTCCAAACTGGTTGATGCTTTAGAAGGTTCATGTAAGGGGTCAGGCCTCCTACTTCTGCAATAGCATATCCAGCCTCCTAGCTGGGTACAGTGTGTGAGGATGCAAAATGAAAGCCCTTAGAAGGCATCTGACTATGCACAGGTGGGCAAGCAAGAACAGGTTCTTCTCAAACCCAGAACAGATTCCTTTAATTGCAGGATTTTATTCCTATCTCCATCATTATAGCTGAACACATGTAGCTACAAAAGGTTCTACGTTAATGAGATTACTCAGCTGTGTAAAACTCAGCTAaccattttaaacattttggtCCTGTATCATCTGGCATCAGTGGTTTGTCTGGGTCCTGcaaaatttcctttcatttgccCTCAGGCCATTGCCTCTCAGCAGTTTCATGCCTTCTTTTGTTTGCAGATttgttagaaagaaaaggaagaaagaaaagatgacaaTTGCCACTTCACTGTACTTTAGCTTGAAGCAGAACTCTAAACAGAACAAATCTGGTCTCCACCCCAGCCATTTGCAAGGAACTGCATAAAATAGCATGGAACTTCATAAAGCATAGGAACTTCATAAAATAGCATGGTTAGGGtgaaatgagacaaaataaTGACTGATAAACAAATTGCTGTgggaaagagaacagaaatgtaCGGTTCCCTCTCACTTATCTCTTAGCATCCCCTCTGTACTGCTGGCATGTGGCTGAGCAGCAGGTAAGTAAAGCCTGTGGCCTGCTGGAATGAGGTATTGGGCACCCGCTTACTGACCTGAGTCATCGCTTGGTGccgagcaggggcaggggaaggagtgAAACCTCGGAGTTCCCATGGCACGTCCTGCCTAGgggcagcagcttccagccTGCTCACAGGATCTGATGGGTGGCCTCTGTCCTTTCCAAAATAGCAATCCCTAGAGTAGTTCCACTGCAGCTCAACACATTTACTCGAAGCGATACAGACAGTAGTCAGGGAACCTAGATTTGTCCTCCAAAAgctgcacaagaaaaaaaacagcaaagttcTGACTGAAGTACACTGGGTTTTCCCAgggtttcttttgttctctgaagCACCtgccttattttgttttcacagaacaCTTTCATCCTTTGGAAACAAGCCAAAATTATATTCCTGGGATTtttacttccttccttccccaatCTTCCTCCATATTTTCTCTCGCCATCCCCCCACTCTACTAGGAAAAGTAAAGTCAAAGGCATTTGGCTAGCAgacaaaaaaattcaaaacctttttttttttcccaagatgGAAAGCATTAGCTATGAAAAGTAGGATTTCTCACACTTTCTCCCCTTAATCTTGCCTGCTCCCTACCTCTTTCAACAAGCTTACACctttttcagtagaaaagagGAGTAatagaaagtttaaaaataaagaaaaaaagaatagaggGGAAACTCCTaccttttaactttttttttttaaattccaaacCCAAAATAACCTTATGTTAGtactagaaaataatttggtttgTTCCAAAGCtatgtgttttttcatttctagctTCCTAATCAGATAATATGAAGAGTGTTTTGAAAACGACTACCTTCCACACAGGATGAAAccattttccagagaaaagcaCCCTCTTATTGGAAAAATGTGACTGGTTTGAGCAATCACTCaaaattttaatagaaaggAAAGCCATAAGGTATCCATTTAAAACTTGTGTCTAATCTTGGATACATTAATgcaatttgcattaaaatgaatgCCAGTTGGGTAGCAGTAAGCAGGCCCTTATCTTCAGCTGGCCTACAAAGAAGCCCAAGCAAGTGTAATGGAGGAAATGTGAACTTCTGAGAATCCCACCGCAACCTGGTGGCTGCAGGCTTCAGGTCAGTGCCCACTGCCTCAGAGGGTCTTCTCTGCTGGATTCACCTGGATACAGATCTATTGTACCTCACCCAGTCAATCCTTTGGTGGTAACTTCTGTGTTGTGCTACCTCACCACCCAGAACGGCCTTCAGAGTGTAAGGGTTTCCTCAAACAACCTCTTTACAAGGAGCCTCACCTTCGTTTAACATAGGCAGTAGTACGCTAGAAGGCTCTTTGGCTGGCTAGGGGACATGCCCgctcttcttcctgctcctctgTTGCACAAGGGAAGCTTGAAATCCGTCTGTACTTGCCCCAAGAACTCTTCAGATTCTCAGACCAATCTCTGAAATTGCTGTTGGcactttggaagaaaagagtAACACCAAGCCCTTCAGCATGGCACTGTTGCTGCTTTCCTTAGTGCTAAGGACTAAgaatcctttttgttttaatctagGGTGGAATCACCCCTAGGGGATACTTGATCAGGCACGAGATCCAAGCAACTCATCTAAATGCACAGTACAGTCTGAGACTCAAAAACGTTTTAAGGTCACATCTTACCTGCACCATAAACTCTGATTAAGTTTCACAAAGAAATGCACCAGAGGGGAGCACTGTTAACCAGTTCTGGCCTGTATTTTATTGTGGAGGATTTTATAAAATGTACGCGTGAGAAAAGTTCTCTTAAATTCTTGCCAAGCTGTTTGGAGAAAAGCTTCTGTAAGTTAAAAACTTTATGCACTCTTGTGAAGCCAGTAGGTGAAAGCACTAAGATGGCGCAAGTAACTTGGAAACTCACCAAAAGCAGGCAgtaaaccagattttttttcgTGCTGAGCATGGACGTAACTCTGAAAAAAGGCAGGAActaatttctgtgcttttataaTTTTGTCTGATTAATTAATTTGAGGAATTAGACTTTATTAACTATCATGTATGATAGAATGCAACAGCAgtgtgaacagaaaaaacaacaacaacaaaaatatttctgaaatgattaGTTTACAACAAGGCCTATAGAGTGTAGCTACCTATAAGAACAGAAGATTGGTTGCAACTTTGAAGGTCCATCTCTTCTAGATCCCCCTGGCTGATCCTTTGATTTGGGGGCTCTCAACAGGAGACTTCCAGAAATTAAACAGTCATGAAGGGCTAATTTAAAAGCTTTGCCATTGATTACTTTACTCAGATGCCttaattcctgttttttcctaagctcCTAGGGTTTGTTAATTCCAAACATTTAAGATGTcacattttcagtaaatatgCACCCCAATTCAAGAGAATAGGCCTGTCCTCCAAGCACAGGGCATGTGTTTCCCTGGGATCAAAAACAatggaacaaaataatttaattggaGGGAAGAACATAGTGTTTTCCCATGTCAGGACCTCAAGCAGTAAATTcctgttgttaaaaaaaataaataagaaagacaacaaaattgACTCATCTCCATGATCCCCTCCTCTTTTAGAATTCTTTcccctctttaaaaaataaggatgCACGAATTTTGCTTGGATATTCTTCCAATGCCACAGCCATTTTTGGAGCCATTCTGGCTTTTGAAAGCAGGAAATCTCttgtaattttgtattttacagaggTAAAGTGAGCGTCAATGGTCGTTGTCATCAATGTATTGCTACAATCTGATCAATTGCTCTTGAACTGTAAGAAAAGGTCCCTCACTAAAGGAATGCAACAGCTCTTCTCTGTAGCATGAACCAATgtcaaatattttctgcttctacTTTACTACAACACAGTCTGGAAGTCCAAGAGTCCAAGACATTTTAATACTTTAGTTCCATGCAAattcatattattattactattgaaatgtctctgctttttaCCTGTAGTTCATGACTTATTGTCCACATTGTTCCTTCATGTATCTCCTTCAGTGCTGTCTTCATCACCTCTAGTTTCACACTTGCTGGGTCTTTTGTTCAACAAGAGTGGTAAGCCGAGCATACCCTGAAAACTgtgcaagggggaaaaaaaagcagcact
This is a stretch of genomic DNA from Cygnus atratus isolate AKBS03 ecotype Queensland, Australia chromosome 1, CAtr_DNAZoo_HiC_assembly, whole genome shotgun sequence. It encodes these proteins:
- the SLC19A2 gene encoding thiamine transporter 1 isoform X1 gives rise to the protein MAGPRGARPGGPGCCWALPTALLCAYGFFCNVRPSEPFLTRYLLGPHKNLSETQVLNEIYPVWTYSYLALLFPVFLASDYLRYKPVVLLQGLSLIVTWFMLLYAQGLRAIQFLEFFYGMGTATDVAYYSYIYSVVDVDLYQKVTSYCRSATLVGYTVGSVSGQVLVSVAGWSLFSLNVISLTSISIAFGTAWFLPMPRKSLFFHHVSSQPFSLEMKVMDCKNGSAVQDQPSVQRTPGWEDETKVPLNVEGSAAEKQEQKVDIVKVLKDLWRDFLQCYSSRTMLCWSVWWALSTCGYLQVINYAQNLWEVVLPSHSTEIYNGGVEAASTLLGAVAVFVVGHIKTSWAMWGEVALALFSFLIAAAVYIMDTVYNIWVCYASYVVFRIIYMLLITIATFQIATNLNVERYALVFGVNTFIALALQTLLTLIVVDASGLGLDIITQFMIYASYFAAISLVFLASGIYSIIRAYRSQEQMQSRSPESH